Genomic segment of Sphingomonas sp. KRR8:
CGGCGTTCCGCACCGGCGGGAGTATCCGGGCCTCGAGACGGAGCGGCTTGGCCTGGTGCCGGTGCCGCTGGAACGCTGGCACGGGTTCCTGTTCGTGACGCTGGAGCCCGGCGGCCCGAGTGTCGCCGAGATGATGGGTCCGTTCGAAGAGGAGGTGACGCCCTACCGCTTCGAGGAATTGCGCGCGATCGGGAGGGTGACGCTTCGGCCCAGGCCGCTCAACTGGAAGACGATCGCGGACAATTATTCGGACGGCCTGCACATCCCGATCGGGCATCCCGGGCTGACCCGGCTGTTCGGACGCGGGTACAAGATCGAGGCCCATGCCGAGGTCGACCGGATGGAGGGCGATCTGGTTGAGCAACCTTCGGCCAATCCCTCCGAGCGCGCCTACCAGCACCTACTGCCGGAGGCGGAGCATCTGCCGGTGAGCCACCGACGCAAGTGGCTCTACTACAAGCTGTGGCCGAACGTGGCGTTCGACATCTACCCGGACCAGGTCGACTTCATGCAGTTCCTGCCGGTGAGCTCGACGGAAACGGTGATCCGCGAGATCAGCTATGCGCTGCCCGACGAGCGGCGCGAGATGCGGGCGGCCCGCTACCTTAACTGGCGGATCAACCGGCGCGTGAACGCCGAGGACACGGAGCTCATCACCCGGGTTCAGCAGGGCATGGCCTCGCCGACCTATCAGCCGGGGCCGCTCGGGACGTCGGAAGTGTGCCTGCGCAGCTTTGCGCAGAAACTGCGGCGGCTGATCCCGGAAGCCCGGCTCGACCAGCCGCCGCCATCGGGCTGGACTCAGCGGAGCGCGCGCGCTTCCTGAAGATGCTTGCGAAGGGTGGGGAGCGTCGCCGAGGCTAGCCGCGCCGTGGCCCGGTCGCCGGTGCGCACCTGCGCCTGATATTCAGCGATGTCCTTCTGGTGATCCTCGATCGCATGGCTGCGGGCATATCGGTCGAAGGCGCGGCCGTGCAGGTTACGCAGGTGGCGCATCGCGGCCATCGCGTCGGCCTTCGGGCTATGGCTGACACGGACGCCCATGCGGCGGGCGAGCTGGTCGACCTGGCTGCGGTGAGCGCCGTGATCCGCGACCAGCATTCGGCCGTAGCTGCGCACGGCAGGGTTGCTGCTGCGCTGCTGGAGCAGCTGGCCCATCTGGACCTCGCCGCTGTCGCCCCGAGCGGCGTTGTTGAGGAACTTGGTCGCGGGCGCCGCGAAGGCTGCGGTGGAGGCGGCGAGCAGGACGCCAGCGGTCAGGATACGGAACATGGACTTCTCCTCTCCAAGGTGGAGCTAAGAGTCGAACCGGCTCAATCTGGCGTTGTTCCCGTCATGACCTGTTGTTCACGTCCACGGCGGCTCAGCCAGCGAATGGGCCAGCCGGCGAGCGCGAGGCCGAAACCCCAGATGGTAGCTTCGAGCCCAGCACCGACGAACATGGCCAGCGCGTAGATCAAGGCAACCACGGGCAGGATGGCGCCGCCTCCAAGCCGCAGCTTCGCCTCAGCGGCGGCGCATACCGCGTAGAGGATGAGCGCGGCGACGGTGGAGACCAGGGCGATGAACTCGTAGACCGTCACGAAGCTCTGCGAGTTGCTCGCGAGGACGAGCAGGGCTGCGACGGCCGCGCCGACCAGCAGCGAACCGGTGGGAACGCCGGCCGCGTTGGTGCGGCGGAACAGCGCCGGCAGGTCCCCCGGCATGGCGAGCGACTGGCCGACCTCCGCCGAGAGCAGGAGCAGGGCATTGCAGGTGCCAAAGGCGCTGATGGCCGCGATCACGGCGACCACTGCTCCGGCCCTTGCGCCGAGCAGCGGGGCGATGGCGTCGGCGAACGGCGCGCTGCTGGTGGCGGCCAGTGCACTGGGCAGCAGCAGTAGCGTCGCCATGGTCGCACCAAAGTAGATGAGGCCCGTGCCACCCGTTCCGTAGATGGTCGCGCGCGGTACTGTCTCGCCGGCTTCGTCGGTAACGTTGGCGACCACCGTGGCGGCCTCGAAGCCGGTCAGAGAGAAGAGCATCAGCGCCGCCGCGGCGACGACGCCGCTAAGCCCAAGCGGCATTGGAGCGAGCGGCTGCAAGGGCGTGCCGGTGCCGACATGAATGGCAAGCAGCAGGACAACGAGCACCAGCGGCACGATCTTGATCAGGGTCGCGATGACCTGCACCCAACCAGCCGAGCGCGCACCGGTGAGGTTGACGACCGTGAGCACCGCGATCGTACCGAGGGCGACGACCATCAGGCCGGCGCCGCTGCCGGCGGCCGGCATGACATGCCCGAGCGCCCCGGCGACCGCGACGGCCACGGCCGCG
This window contains:
- a CDS encoding aromatic ring-hydroxylating dioxygenase subunit alpha — translated: MATKLRPVDPAADPLDDLSLPGWLYQDPEFFVAEQRAFLRAAPQVVCHESEIAAPGEWRSLDYLGESIIVIRGDDGEVRAFTNVCRHRGSRLVDGSGGCVRVLTCPYHGWSYARDGKLVGVPHRREYPGLETERLGLVPVPLERWHGFLFVTLEPGGPSVAEMMGPFEEEVTPYRFEELRAIGRVTLRPRPLNWKTIADNYSDGLHIPIGHPGLTRLFGRGYKIEAHAEVDRMEGDLVEQPSANPSERAYQHLLPEAEHLPVSHRRKWLYYKLWPNVAFDIYPDQVDFMQFLPVSSTETVIREISYALPDERREMRAARYLNWRINRRVNAEDTELITRVQQGMASPTYQPGPLGTSEVCLRSFAQKLRRLIPEARLDQPPPSGWTQRSARAS
- a CDS encoding DUF4142 domain-containing protein, whose amino-acid sequence is MFRILTAGVLLAASTAAFAAPATKFLNNAARGDSGEVQMGQLLQQRSSNPAVRSYGRMLVADHGAHRSQVDQLARRMGVRVSHSPKADAMAAMRHLRNLHGRAFDRYARSHAIEDHQKDIAEYQAQVRTGDRATARLASATLPTLRKHLQEARALR
- a CDS encoding APC family permease, with the protein product MTEPDIIAPPPPPPSKRLGGIMSLAMVVGTMIGSGIYLLPTTLAPYGENIAVAFALTIAGTMLLAITFARLARRLPGGPFIYVRTAFGDTAAFLTLWSYLVSQWTAVAAVAVAVAGALGHVMPAAGSGAGLMVVALGTIAVLTVVNLTGARSAGWVQVIATLIKIVPLVLVVLLLAIHVGTGTPLQPLAPMPLGLSGVVAAAALMLFSLTGFEAATVVANVTDEAGETVPRATIYGTGGTGLIYFGATMATLLLLPSALAATSSAPFADAIAPLLGARAGAVVAVIAAISAFGTCNALLLLSAEVGQSLAMPGDLPALFRRTNAAGVPTGSLLVGAAVAALLVLASNSQSFVTVYEFIALVSTVAALILYAVCAAAEAKLRLGGGAILPVVALIYALAMFVGAGLEATIWGFGLALAGWPIRWLSRRGREQQVMTGTTPD